A window of Cryptomeria japonica chromosome 3, Sugi_1.0, whole genome shotgun sequence contains these coding sequences:
- the LOC131045996 gene encoding uncharacterized protein LOC131045996, translated as MKILSWNARGCNAPDKHRLIKRGLDQVKPDIVCLQETKLSREDAEISLGAGRFWEGVFSSAEGSSGPGGAWGDFDAILDSSDKIGARMGITTSQLGFQNFISDNGLREVKTNKGSYTWSNRRTDKQHIAEKLDRFFLGGNWASKPLLFEARVLPLAASDHFSIELLICLDCVLIRCPFKFEKMWLRDSSLKEFVASTWKEAHVRTGSEAFRFLKKLQHLKGKLKEWNKVKFRNIFNSRSRVEAELKDLECSILYHGMTLDAFNKEKMLKLRLNELLAREEVYWKQKSREGWLKEGDKNTKFFHNSV; from the exons ATGAAGATCCTTAGTTGGAATGCCAGGGGTTGTAATGCTCCTGACAAGCATCGTCTGATCAAGCGAGGGCTTGACCAAGTGAAACcagatattgtttgtttgcaggaaaCTAAGCTCAGTAGGGAAGATGCGGAGATTTCGCTGGGTGCTGGGAGATTCTGGGAAGGAGTGTTTTCAAGTGCAGAGGGCTCTTCAG GACCTGGTGGTGCTTGGGGGGATTTTGATGCCATTCTAGATTCTAGTGACAAGATAGGAGCGAGAATGGGTATTACTACATCCCAACTGggttttcaaaatttcatttctgATAATGGCTTACGAGAAGTTAAGACCAACAAAGGGTCTTATACTTGGTCGAATCGGAGGACAGACAAGCAACACATTGCTGAGAAGTTGGATAGATTTTTTCTGGGGGGTAATTGGGCTTCTAAACCTCTCCTTTTTGAAGCTAGGGTTTTACCCTTAGCAGcttctgatcatttttctattgagcTCCTCATTTGCCTAGATTGTGTTCTGATTCGCTGTCCtttcaagtttgagaaaatgtggctacGGGACTCATCTTTGAAGGAGTTTGTTGCGTCAACATGGAAGGAGGCCCATGTGAGAACAGGCTCGGAGGcttttagatttttaaaaaaattgcagcATCTCAAAGGTAAATTAAAGGAATGGAACAAGGTTAAGTTCAGAAACATCTTTAATAGCAGAAGCAGGGTTGAAGCGGAGCTAAAGGATTTGGAGTGCTCAATTTTGTATCATGGAATGACACTGGATGCTTTTAATAAGGAGAAGATGCTAAAACTAAGACTCAATGAACTGTTGGCGAGGGAAGAAGTTTATTGGAAGCAGAAATCAAGAGAAGGGTGGTTAAAGGAAggtgataagaacacaaaattcttccaCAATTCAGTTTAA